The proteins below are encoded in one region of Roseovarius bejariae:
- a CDS encoding pyridoxal phosphate-dependent aminotransferase produces MRLAQRIKGLTGGGSDGWDVYYKANAMDAAGHDITHLTIGEHDIGTDRSILDAMHDATLAGITGYSAFNGIKGLRERVAARVTERTGVPTTPDNVLVVPGGQAGLFTAHHAACDEGDTALFIDPYYATYPGTIRGVGARPHAIEARPERAFQPDPAEVAEAAPGARSLLINTPNNPTGVNYTRETLDGLADVCRAHDLWMISDEVYDTQVWDGDHITPRSLEGMADRTLVIGSLSKSHAMTGSRIGWVVGPEKAITHMSNLATHTTYGVAGFIQEAACFALDQGPEFEAKIAEPFERRRDLVLGLLKGQDVVRPIPAAGAMYVMLDIRATGLSGEDFALRLLDQHHVAVMPGESFGKAAAGHVRAALTVEDSRLEAALRQLLETAQSLVAPATV; encoded by the coding sequence ATGCGGCTGGCACAGCGGATCAAAGGGCTGACAGGTGGCGGATCGGACGGCTGGGACGTCTACTACAAGGCCAATGCCATGGATGCGGCGGGCCATGACATCACCCATCTGACCATCGGGGAACACGACATCGGCACCGATCGCAGCATCCTTGACGCGATGCATGACGCAACCCTTGCCGGGATCACCGGCTATTCCGCCTTCAACGGCATCAAGGGCCTGCGCGAACGCGTGGCGGCGCGGGTGACCGAGCGGACCGGCGTGCCCACCACGCCCGATAACGTGCTGGTCGTGCCCGGCGGGCAGGCGGGGCTGTTCACCGCCCATCACGCCGCCTGTGACGAGGGCGACACCGCGCTGTTCATCGACCCCTATTACGCCACCTATCCCGGCACCATCCGGGGTGTCGGCGCACGGCCCCATGCCATTGAGGCCCGCCCCGAGCGCGCCTTTCAACCCGACCCGGCAGAGGTGGCCGAGGCCGCCCCGGGCGCGCGGAGCCTGCTGATCAACACGCCGAACAACCCCACCGGCGTGAACTATACCCGCGAGACACTGGACGGGCTGGCCGATGTCTGCCGGGCGCATGATCTGTGGATGATCTCGGACGAGGTTTACGACACGCAGGTCTGGGACGGAGACCATATCACCCCGCGCAGCCTTGAGGGTATGGCCGACCGGACGCTTGTCATCGGCTCATTGTCGAAAAGCCACGCCATGACCGGAAGTCGCATCGGCTGGGTCGTCGGGCCGGAGAAGGCGATCACCCATATGTCGAACCTTGCCACCCATACCACCTATGGCGTGGCCGGTTTCATTCAGGAGGCCGCCTGTTTCGCGCTGGACCAAGGGCCGGAGTTCGAGGCGAAGATCGCCGAACCCTTCGAGCGCCGCCGCGATCTGGTTCTGGGTCTCTTGAAGGGGCAGGACGTGGTGCGCCCGATCCCCGCGGCGGGGGCGATGTACGTCATGCTGGATATCCGCGCCACGGGCCTGTCGGGCGAAGACTTCGCCTTGCGCCTGCTGGATCAGCACCACGTAGCCGTGATGCCCGGCGAAAGCTTCGGCAAGGCGGCGGCGGGCCATGTCCGCGCGGCCCTGACCGTCGAGGACAGCCGCCTTGAAGCGGCACTGCGGCAATTGCTGGAAACGGCGCAATCTTTGGTGGCGCCGGCGACGGTCTGA
- the rpmG gene encoding 50S ribosomal protein L33 codes for MAKPTTIKIRLNSTAGTGHFYVTKKNARTMTEKMVVRKYDPVARKHVEYKEGKIK; via the coding sequence ATGGCGAAGCCGACGACCATCAAGATCCGTCTGAACTCGACCGCGGGCACGGGCCATTTCTACGTGACCAAGAAAAACGCACGCACCATGACCGAGAAGATGGTCGTTCGCAAGTACGACCCGGTCGCGCGCAAGCACGTCGAGTACAAGGAAGGCAAGATCAAGTAA
- a CDS encoding cell wall hydrolase: MLRFAMAILVALTGPAVAEPPVKQLVEEEARALSSISQNRLLSYLQRPEVGLTYSRAWLDAQPKTSGGAQWQCLTEALYFEARGETVKGQFAVAEVIMNRVDSAEFPNSVCGVVNQGTGRKYQCQFTYTCDGHKEVVAEPRAFARVGKVAKMMIKGADRPLTKGATHYHTRAVNPRWARVFPRTATIGVHHFYKMPTRLSQN, translated from the coding sequence ATGTTGAGATTTGCGATGGCGATTCTGGTGGCCCTGACGGGGCCTGCCGTGGCCGAACCCCCGGTAAAGCAACTGGTCGAAGAAGAGGCGCGCGCGCTGTCCTCGATCTCGCAGAACCGGCTGTTGAGCTACCTGCAACGCCCCGAGGTGGGCCTGACCTATAGCCGGGCGTGGCTGGATGCGCAGCCCAAGACATCGGGTGGCGCGCAGTGGCAATGCCTGACCGAGGCGCTGTATTTCGAGGCCCGCGGTGAAACCGTCAAGGGACAGTTCGCCGTGGCCGAGGTGATCATGAATCGTGTCGACAGCGCCGAGTTTCCCAACAGTGTCTGTGGTGTGGTCAACCAGGGGACGGGCCGCAAGTACCAGTGCCAGTTCACCTATACCTGTGATGGTCACAAGGAAGTGGTCGCCGAGCCGCGCGCCTTTGCCCGCGTGGGCAAGGTGGCCAAGATGATGATCAAGGGGGCCGACCGCCCGCTGACCAAGGGGGCCACGCATTATCATACCCGCGCGGTGAACCCGCGCTGGGCGCGTGTCTTCCCGCGCACGGCCACCATCGGCGTGCATCATTTCTACAAGATGCCGACCCGCCTGTCGCAGAACTGA
- a CDS encoding putative PEP-binding protein yields MLHLNNTGAAVQHNQEHITLITPDAPLTTETHGGRAKCLQRLVRLDLPVPRTVALSFEAVHRIAAGEAPDMGDLVRGFGDEPLLCVRPSSEDPDWGGPGAVLNIGMNDASYVVLSDRIGKASAAELYMRFVQSFAIHVARLDPDMFDDVSEDPVAGLGQALRAYEEETEEPFPQDTAVQLLEVLRSMARAWEGTTARLLRQAKGAPVDAGLGLVVQEMAYGLGTGECGSGVMQLVNSTTGARQITGRYLSQSQGREALSQGADSLYLERDPRGPSLEELAPEAFAKLKDYLYIMREKLRAEMQAEFTIENGEVYLLDGVRVARNARSAVAISVALAEDGIIPREEALMRVEPRALNELLHRQVDPEAPRDVLARGIAASPGAASGKIVFTANEAQAAEARGEACILVRRETSPEDIRGMHAAAAILTERGGMTSHAAVIGRGIGLPCVVGASDIEFRSKQRQLAFPDGRILSEGDVITIDGNSGEVLAGEPPMLEAARDESFQTLMNWADDIRDIAVRANADTPADAKVARNFRAQGIGLCRTEHMFFELDRLTPMREMIFADSSEDRAAALEVLLPMQRADFIDLFRIMQGQPVCIRLFDPPLHEFLPTDRAGMLELAEALDLPLSDVTRRVEALGEYNPMLGMRGVRLGITVPEIYDMQARAIFEATIEASHEGAPVVPEVMIPLVSACREVELVKGRIDAVAAAVRAETGEDFTYRLGVMVETPRAALRADEIAPQVAFLSFGTNDLTQMTYGLSRDDAGRFMSDYVQQGVYPEDPFHTLDVEGVGELLRIGAERGRSAQNDLVLSICGEHGGNPESIAFCREAGFDYVSCSPFRVPVARLAAAQLAVKDRIG; encoded by the coding sequence ATGCTGCACCTGAACAACACAGGTGCCGCAGTGCAGCATAACCAAGAGCATATCACCCTGATCACCCCCGATGCACCCTTGACCACCGAAACGCATGGTGGGCGGGCGAAGTGTTTGCAACGTCTGGTGCGGCTGGACCTGCCCGTTCCCCGGACGGTGGCCCTGTCGTTCGAGGCGGTGCATCGCATCGCGGCCGGGGAGGCCCCGGATATGGGCGATCTGGTGCGCGGTTTCGGGGATGAGCCGCTGTTGTGCGTGCGCCCTTCGTCGGAAGACCCCGATTGGGGTGGTCCGGGGGCGGTTCTGAACATCGGGATGAACGATGCCAGCTATGTCGTCCTGAGCGATCGGATCGGCAAGGCGTCCGCCGCTGAACTTTACATGCGGTTCGTGCAATCCTTTGCCATTCACGTCGCACGGCTTGATCCGGATATGTTCGATGATGTGTCCGAAGACCCTGTTGCAGGTCTGGGCCAAGCCCTGCGCGCCTATGAAGAGGAAACCGAGGAGCCCTTTCCGCAGGATACCGCGGTGCAGCTTCTTGAAGTGCTGCGCTCCATGGCGCGGGCATGGGAAGGCACAACGGCGCGGCTGTTGCGGCAGGCCAAGGGCGCGCCGGTGGATGCGGGCCTTGGGCTGGTGGTGCAGGAGATGGCCTATGGTCTGGGCACGGGCGAATGCGGCTCGGGCGTGATGCAACTGGTCAACAGTACCACGGGCGCGCGGCAAATCACCGGGCGTTACCTGAGCCAGAGCCAGGGGCGCGAGGCCCTGAGCCAGGGGGCGGATTCGCTCTATCTGGAGCGTGACCCGCGCGGGCCGTCGTTGGAGGAACTGGCGCCGGAGGCCTTCGCGAAGCTCAAGGACTACCTGTATATCATGCGCGAGAAGCTGCGCGCCGAGATGCAGGCCGAATTCACCATCGAGAATGGCGAGGTTTACCTGTTGGACGGGGTGCGCGTGGCGCGGAATGCTCGCTCGGCGGTGGCGATTTCGGTGGCCTTGGCCGAGGATGGGATCATCCCCCGCGAAGAGGCGCTGATGCGGGTGGAGCCGCGCGCCCTGAATGAATTGCTGCACCGGCAGGTCGACCCGGAGGCGCCGCGCGACGTGCTGGCGCGCGGGATTGCGGCCAGCCCCGGCGCGGCCAGTGGCAAGATCGTTTTCACCGCGAACGAGGCGCAGGCGGCCGAGGCGCGCGGCGAGGCCTGTATCCTTGTCCGGCGCGAGACCAGCCCCGAGGATATTCGCGGGATGCATGCCGCCGCCGCCATCCTGACCGAGCGGGGCGGCATGACCAGCCACGCGGCGGTGATCGGGCGGGGGATCGGCCTGCCTTGCGTGGTCGGGGCCTCGGATATCGAGTTTCGAAGCAAGCAGCGGCAGTTGGCCTTTCCCGACGGGCGTATCCTGTCGGAAGGGGATGTCATCACCATCGACGGCAACAGCGGCGAGGTTCTGGCCGGGGAGCCGCCGATGTTGGAAGCGGCCCGCGACGAAAGCTTCCAGACCTTGATGAACTGGGCCGATGACATTCGTGACATCGCGGTGCGGGCCAATGCCGACACCCCCGCCGATGCCAAGGTGGCGCGGAATTTCCGGGCGCAGGGGATCGGGCTGTGCCGGACCGAGCATATGTTCTTTGAACTGGACCGCCTGACGCCCATGCGCGAAATGATCTTTGCCGATTCAAGCGAGGATCGCGCGGCGGCGCTGGAGGTGTTGTTGCCGATGCAGCGGGCCGATTTCATTGACCTGTTCCGCATCATGCAGGGACAGCCGGTGTGCATTCGCCTGTTTGACCCGCCGTTGCACGAATTCCTGCCCACGGACCGGGCCGGGATGCTGGAACTGGCCGAGGCGCTGGACCTGCCCTTGTCGGATGTGACCCGGCGGGTCGAGGCGCTGGGCGAATATAACCCGATGCTGGGGATGCGCGGGGTGCGCTTGGGCATTACCGTGCCCGAGATTTACGACATGCAGGCGCGGGCGATTTTCGAGGCCACCATCGAGGCCAGCCACGAGGGCGCCCCGGTGGTGCCCGAGGTCATGATCCCGCTGGTCTCGGCCTGTCGCGAGGTGGAGCTGGTCAAGGGCCGGATCGATGCGGTAGCCGCCGCCGTGCGGGCCGAAACGGGCGAGGATTTCACCTATCGCCTTGGGGTGATGGTGGAAACGCCGCGCGCGGCCCTGCGCGCCGACGAGATCGCGCCGCAGGTGGCGTTCCTGTCGTTCGGCACCAACGACCTGACGCAGATGACCTATGGTCTGAGCCGCGATGACGCCGGGCGTTTTATGTCGGATTACGTGCAGCAGGGGGTCTACCCGGAAGACCCGTTCCATACGCTGGATGTGGAGGGCGTGGGGGAACTTCTGCGGATCGGGGCCGAACGCGGCCGAAGTGCGCAAAATGACCTTGTGCTGTCCATCTGTGGCGAGCATGGTGGCAATCCCGAATCAATCGCGTTCTGTCGCGAAGCCGGGTTTGACTATGTCAGTTGCTCGCCTTTCCGGGTTCCGGTGGCGCGACTTGCTGCCGCACAGCTGGCGGTGAAAGACAGGATCGGGTAG